One genomic segment of Chitinophaga sancti includes these proteins:
- the porU gene encoding type IX secretion system sortase PorU: MKFYGLYYILLGMVTWLLPVHSSARALPHADHSVLASGTWYKLAIPAEGIYKIDKTLLNSMGINPSAEIRLYGTGGRMLPEAVGSTRYDDLPEVALMQADNYLLFYAPGPHSWSYQGSTYAHTLNLYSDTAYYYLQVGGGGKRIATDAATPTATSTIQSFDYHDYYENDSLNLLQSGKQWWGPAFSTTQTTITIPFTLPFIATSFSINTRVGARSGGTSKFDIAINGNTAGSLSLSAITGNIFEAFATTTSDTFTATPAGTSAAVKFTFTPGASGATGWLDNINLNARMPLQLTTNTPLFFREASSIGQTAKFLLQSASAQTKIWDITDPITPIQLTTSLSGSTLSFTRAATSLHEYVAFEDQGVLTPVYMGTVANQDLHGIGSVNMLIVTTNTLSAQAQRLATWHTSHDGLSVQVVDVSQIYTEFASGNRDPVAIRDFIKMCYDRGGLQYVLLFGDASYDYKYRINGNTNLVPTWQTTISIDPIYAYPSDDFFGFLSDADDINDAGMANQMVVGVGRLPVKNTTEANVVVDKIINYHNASRFGRWQQHITFVADDGDDNLHLQDAESMSDITTQQWPAGRINKIYLDAYTKVSDAGGSRYPSVNTAIAEDMYDGTLIWNYTGHGNYSRLAEEVIMDASSLASWKNSTKLPLFITATCDFAPFDNPAYNSLGEQVLLQENGGGIALMTTTRAVFAASNKVLNANYLTKLLTPGIDGRMPTLGTAAMEAKNLTYSTYSDIPNNRKFQLLGDPALTLAFPQYHVVTDSLLDANGNVADTMKAMGKYTFKAHVEDAQGNVVSDYNGKMYTTVYDKPARQYTLANDAGSTKTSYYLQQHVLFSGQQTIKNGQISGTFIVPLDIDYTTGAGSISYFGTDSVTTAGGLYAAFQVTGSATETDTDTQGPTISGYLNGSGFVNGDITSENPVLYLQLYDLHGINTTGNGIGHDIVATLDEDNNQYYILNNFFEASSDSYQSGAVTYPLYGLTAGSHTLTIKVWDTYNNSSTYTLRFKVVQSSQVLFQSAGCYPNPFHDQTSFTLEHNQQGEDLDVTIRIFTLAGQQIKTIRHTINTAGSRYLGANWDGRNDAGAKMPPGIYFYNIMVNANGKTKILGGKVILY; encoded by the coding sequence ACCTGGCTTTTGCCGGTGCATTCTTCAGCCCGTGCATTACCCCATGCAGACCATTCTGTACTTGCCTCCGGCACATGGTACAAACTGGCTATCCCAGCGGAGGGGATCTATAAGATCGATAAAACGCTGCTGAACAGCATGGGTATCAACCCTTCTGCAGAAATTCGCCTGTATGGCACCGGTGGCCGTATGCTACCAGAGGCTGTCGGCAGTACCCGATATGATGACCTCCCCGAGGTCGCCCTGATGCAGGCAGATAATTATCTGCTGTTTTATGCCCCCGGCCCTCATAGCTGGAGCTACCAGGGTAGCACCTACGCGCATACATTAAATCTTTATAGCGATACCGCTTATTATTATTTACAGGTAGGCGGCGGTGGAAAACGTATTGCCACAGATGCTGCCACACCGACGGCGACAAGTACCATTCAGAGCTTTGACTATCACGACTATTATGAAAATGATAGTCTGAACCTGTTGCAGAGTGGCAAACAATGGTGGGGACCTGCTTTCAGCACTACCCAAACTACGATAACCATTCCTTTTACACTGCCCTTTATAGCTACCTCCTTCAGTATCAATACAAGAGTAGGAGCGCGTAGTGGAGGCACCAGCAAATTCGATATCGCTATCAATGGCAATACTGCCGGCTCATTATCACTCAGCGCCATCACCGGCAATATCTTCGAAGCATTTGCCACCACTACTTCCGATACATTTACCGCAACCCCCGCGGGTACCAGTGCGGCAGTAAAATTTACCTTTACCCCGGGAGCCAGTGGTGCTACTGGTTGGTTAGATAATATCAACCTGAATGCACGAATGCCTTTGCAATTAACCACGAATACTCCGCTTTTCTTCAGAGAAGCCAGCTCAATTGGTCAAACCGCAAAGTTTTTACTGCAAAGCGCCAGTGCACAAACAAAGATCTGGGATATTACCGATCCCATAACCCCTATACAACTTACTACCAGCCTGAGTGGCAGCACATTATCATTCACACGTGCAGCGACTTCTCTACATGAATATGTTGCCTTTGAAGATCAGGGGGTACTCACACCCGTGTACATGGGTACAGTCGCCAACCAGGATTTACACGGCATCGGTAGTGTGAATATGCTGATTGTCACAACCAATACCTTGTCTGCTCAGGCACAGCGATTGGCTACCTGGCATACATCGCATGATGGTCTGTCTGTACAGGTGGTAGATGTGTCTCAGATCTATACAGAGTTTGCCTCCGGAAATCGTGATCCTGTTGCTATCCGGGATTTTATTAAAATGTGTTATGACAGGGGAGGGCTGCAATACGTATTATTATTTGGCGATGCTTCATATGATTATAAATATCGTATTAACGGCAATACTAATCTGGTCCCTACATGGCAAACCACCATTTCTATAGACCCTATTTACGCGTATCCTTCCGACGATTTCTTTGGTTTCCTCTCAGATGCCGATGATATTAATGATGCAGGTATGGCGAATCAGATGGTAGTAGGAGTGGGACGCTTACCGGTTAAGAACACCACCGAAGCCAATGTTGTAGTTGATAAAATAATTAATTACCACAACGCTTCCAGGTTTGGTCGCTGGCAACAACACATCACTTTTGTGGCAGACGATGGGGATGATAACCTGCATTTACAGGATGCAGAAAGCATGAGCGACATTACCACACAACAATGGCCTGCAGGCAGGATCAATAAGATATACCTGGATGCCTATACAAAAGTATCCGATGCTGGTGGTAGCCGTTATCCATCTGTGAATACAGCCATTGCGGAAGATATGTATGATGGTACACTGATCTGGAATTACACAGGTCACGGCAATTATTCCCGTCTGGCAGAAGAAGTGATCATGGATGCTTCCTCCCTTGCCTCGTGGAAGAACAGTACGAAATTACCATTATTCATCACCGCTACCTGCGACTTTGCACCTTTCGACAATCCGGCCTACAATTCGCTGGGAGAGCAGGTATTACTACAGGAGAACGGTGGTGGTATTGCACTGATGACAACTACCAGGGCTGTATTTGCGGCTTCAAACAAAGTATTGAATGCCAACTACCTGACGAAACTGCTTACACCCGGTATCGATGGCAGAATGCCTACCCTCGGCACTGCAGCCATGGAGGCCAAGAACCTGACCTACAGCACTTACAGTGATATTCCCAATAACAGGAAGTTTCAGCTCCTGGGCGATCCTGCACTCACACTTGCCTTTCCACAATATCATGTTGTGACAGACTCTTTGCTGGATGCAAATGGTAATGTGGCCGATACGATGAAGGCTATGGGAAAATACACATTTAAAGCACATGTGGAAGACGCCCAGGGCAATGTAGTAAGCGATTACAACGGCAAAATGTATACTACCGTATACGATAAACCTGCACGGCAATATACCCTTGCTAATGATGCGGGAAGTACGAAAACCAGTTATTATTTGCAGCAACATGTTTTATTTAGCGGACAGCAAACGATAAAAAATGGCCAGATTTCCGGTACCTTTATAGTTCCACTGGATATTGACTATACCACGGGAGCAGGTAGCATCAGCTACTTCGGTACAGATAGTGTGACTACAGCAGGAGGCCTGTATGCTGCATTCCAGGTTACAGGCAGTGCTACGGAAACGGATACTGATACCCAAGGTCCTACAATAAGTGGTTATCTCAATGGAAGTGGATTTGTCAACGGAGATATTACCAGTGAAAACCCGGTATTATACCTACAGCTTTACGACCTTCATGGCATAAATACCACGGGAAATGGAATTGGCCATGATATAGTAGCCACCCTTGATGAAGACAACAACCAGTATTATATACTGAACAACTTTTTTGAGGCTTCGTCGGATAGCTACCAGTCGGGTGCAGTCACCTACCCGCTGTATGGATTAACCGCCGGGTCGCATACACTAACAATTAAAGTATGGGATACCTACAACAATTCCAGTACTTACACGTTGCGGTTCAAAGTGGTCCAATCATCGCAGGTACTTTTTCAGAGTGCCGGGTGCTATCCAAACCCCTTTCATGACCAGACATCATTTACGCTTGAGCATAATCAGCAGGGCGAAGACCTTGATGTAACAATCAGGATCTTTACCCTGGCAGGGCAGCAAATAAAAACTATCCGCCATACAATAAATACAGCGGGTAGCCGTTATCTAGGGGCGAATTGGGACGGCAGGAACGATGCCGGAGCCAAAATGCCGCCTGGGATCTATTTCTATAATATCATGGTAAATGCTAATGGCAAGACGAAGATTTTAGGTGGAAAAGTGATCTTATATTGA